Proteins encoded in a region of the Marinobacter arenosus genome:
- a CDS encoding SulP family inorganic anion transporter, which translates to MDIKRYLPVLNWLPSYGRSQATSDLVAAVIVTVMLIPQSLAYALLAGLPAQVGLYASILPLIVYAVFGTSRTLSVGPVAVASLMTAAALAPLAEAGAPEYIAGAILLAVMSGLMLMAMGLMRLGFLANFLSHPVISGFITASGLVIAASQLKHLFGIPASGHNLVEIIQSLMQSLGQTNGATLAIGVGALVFLLLARRYLKPGLVAAGVPLRLADTLTKTAPILAVLVTTLVAWQLDLGAAGVRLVGAVPAGLPELTLPSLDWALWQQLAVSALLISVVGFVESVSVGQTLAAKRRQRIDPDQELVGLGAANLSAGLSGGMPVTGGFSRSVVNYDAGAETPAAGAYTAVGIALATLFLTPAIAYLPQATLAATIIVAVSTLIDLPALGRTWRYSRPDFGAMLATILLTLVHSVEAGIIAGVALSIGLFLYRTSRPHSAVVGRVPGTEHFRNVLRHEVELCPKVTFLRVDESLYFANARFLEERVMDLVADEPELKHLVLVCPAVNLVDASALESLEAINERLRDAGVTLHLSEVKGPVMDRLKRTELLAKLSGQVFLSTFEAWQQLIGNKAAERIPV; encoded by the coding sequence GAACTGGTTGCCGTCCTACGGTCGGAGTCAGGCCACCAGTGACCTTGTGGCTGCGGTGATTGTCACCGTGATGCTGATTCCCCAGTCACTGGCCTATGCCCTGCTGGCCGGGTTGCCCGCCCAGGTCGGGTTGTACGCCAGTATCCTGCCGCTGATCGTCTACGCGGTGTTCGGGACCAGCCGTACGCTCTCGGTCGGTCCGGTGGCCGTCGCCTCCCTGATGACGGCGGCGGCGCTGGCGCCCCTGGCCGAAGCCGGTGCCCCGGAGTACATCGCCGGGGCCATCCTGCTGGCGGTGATGTCGGGGCTGATGCTCATGGCGATGGGCCTGATGCGGCTGGGCTTCCTGGCCAACTTCCTGAGCCACCCGGTGATTTCGGGTTTTATTACCGCCTCGGGTCTGGTCATTGCGGCCAGCCAGCTGAAACACCTGTTTGGCATTCCCGCGTCCGGCCACAACCTGGTGGAGATCATCCAGTCGCTGATGCAGTCCCTTGGCCAGACCAACGGGGCGACCCTTGCCATCGGCGTCGGGGCCCTGGTATTCCTGCTGCTGGCGCGTCGGTATCTAAAGCCCGGGCTGGTTGCCGCCGGCGTGCCGTTGAGACTGGCCGATACCCTGACCAAGACGGCACCGATCCTGGCGGTTCTGGTGACCACCCTGGTGGCGTGGCAACTGGACCTGGGGGCCGCCGGTGTCAGGCTCGTGGGCGCCGTGCCGGCCGGGTTGCCCGAGTTAACCCTGCCAAGCCTGGACTGGGCCCTCTGGCAACAGCTGGCGGTCAGTGCCCTGCTGATCAGCGTGGTCGGATTTGTCGAGTCGGTGTCGGTGGGTCAGACGCTTGCGGCCAAGCGACGCCAGCGTATCGATCCTGACCAGGAGCTGGTGGGCCTTGGCGCCGCCAACCTCAGCGCCGGCCTGTCCGGTGGCATGCCGGTGACGGGCGGGTTCTCCCGTTCGGTGGTCAACTACGACGCCGGCGCGGAAACGCCGGCAGCCGGTGCCTACACCGCGGTGGGCATCGCCCTGGCGACTCTGTTCCTGACTCCGGCGATCGCCTATCTGCCCCAGGCCACGCTTGCGGCAACCATCATTGTGGCCGTGTCCACGCTGATCGACCTGCCGGCGCTGGGGCGGACCTGGCGTTATTCCCGACCGGATTTCGGGGCCATGCTGGCGACCATCCTGTTGACCCTCGTGCACAGTGTGGAGGCGGGCATCATCGCGGGTGTGGCGTTGTCCATCGGACTCTTCCTGTACCGCACCAGCCGGCCCCACAGTGCCGTTGTCGGTCGTGTTCCGGGTACCGAGCATTTTCGCAATGTGCTTCGCCATGAGGTGGAACTGTGCCCCAAGGTGACGTTCCTGCGGGTGGACGAAAGCCTGTACTTTGCCAATGCCCGGTTTCTGGAGGAGCGGGTCATGGACCTGGTGGCCGATGAACCCGAACTCAAACATCTGGTGCTGGTGTGTCCGGCGGTGAACCTGGTGGATGCCTCGGCGCTGGAAAGCCTGGAGGCCATCAATGAGCGGCTCAGGGATGCCGGCGTGACCCTGCACCTGTCGGAGGTGAAAGGGCCGGTGATGGACCGGCTCAAGCGAACCGAATTGCTGGCCAAACTCAGTGGCCAGGTGTTTCTGAGTACCTTTGAAGCCTGGCAGCAACTGATCGGTAACAAGGCCGCCGAGCGTATTCCTGTCTGA
- a CDS encoding energy-coupling factor ABC transporter permease: MGMTENLLSTGQWVVTLVLFLLILVRAVRTIDWQAFRRDNALQHSFFGAAVVLGFLWQLRAGISPGLAIHVFGITVITLMLGWALAVLSGLLALVITVITGREPLLMFAANGLVTVMVPALVSYGIMLWERRCNFRNFFAYIFFCGFFGAGLSVAAAGVVMCLMLWSSGVYSFGELVHEYIRYLPLFMIPEGFVNGTFVTGLMVFHPDRLTTLDQRRYR; this comes from the coding sequence ATGGGCATGACAGAGAATCTGCTATCGACCGGCCAGTGGGTTGTCACCCTGGTGCTGTTCCTGCTGATTCTGGTGAGAGCGGTTCGCACCATCGACTGGCAGGCCTTCCGCCGCGACAACGCGCTCCAGCACTCGTTTTTTGGCGCGGCCGTCGTGCTCGGTTTTCTCTGGCAGCTGCGGGCCGGAATCTCGCCCGGCCTGGCCATCCATGTGTTCGGGATCACCGTGATCACCCTGATGTTGGGCTGGGCCCTGGCGGTCCTGTCCGGGCTGCTGGCGCTCGTGATCACCGTCATTACCGGCCGCGAGCCGCTGCTGATGTTTGCGGCCAATGGCCTGGTGACGGTGATGGTGCCGGCGCTGGTCAGTTACGGCATCATGCTGTGGGAGCGCCGATGCAACTTCCGGAATTTCTTCGCCTACATCTTTTTTTGCGGCTTCTTCGGCGCCGGACTGTCGGTGGCGGCCGCCGGCGTGGTGATGTGTCTGATGCTCTGGAGCAGCGGCGTGTACAGCTTCGGGGAACTGGTCCACGAATACATCCGCTACCTGCCGCTGTTCATGATTCCGGAAGGGTTTGTGAATGGCACCTTCGTGACCGGGCTGATGGTGTTCCATCCCGATCGGTTGACCACGCTGGATCAGCGGCGCTATCGCTAG
- a CDS encoding putative bifunctional diguanylate cyclase/phosphodiesterase has protein sequence MPADRAPHPTVSNTLTHRLASVASITRNMVMLLDSAGVIEWVNPGFEEHTGYRLADAIGHTPGELLFGPDTDPETIRRIRRKLFQGEPVQEDILNYSRAGQPFWVQVYCAPVDGDWSGRHGFVVIQSNISDRKASERNLRIAASVFDRSHDAILISDHNNRILDVNPAFSRITGYARHEVLGLTPAILSSGRHSPEYYRSMWQSLEKTDHWRGEIWNRRRNGEDYIEMLAISRVHLDQPGKFYHVAAFSDITALKNHARELDRAANYDDLTGLPNRQLLIERLRSACAHADRLRRGLSVCCLDLDGFKALNHRLGRTEGDRALKLIAERLSHTLRSGDTIARIGGDEFILLLQSDRHDGVYQRILDCVSTPLAVSGETIQITGSIGITRYPDDDADAESLVRHADQAMYSAKEKGRNQYHVFDPGLDAYRRRRRDQLTEISRALENGEFELHYQPQIRVSDSTLKGFEALIRWNHPTRGQLAPGEFLPALENSHLEIPLGQWVVKQAVHQLNAWQAAGECFTVSINISARHLMDPGFADYLASFLKSHPELDPGQLTLEVLETTALEDTKRASNVLGRCRALGLKVALDDFGTGFSSLTYLRTLPVDIIKIDQSFVRNMLTDTNDRAIVESVIFLAQRFSRPALAEGVESPAQARALREMGCHFIQGYGIERPMPASAVPAWAREARCRARTLLAPA, from the coding sequence ATGCCAGCAGACCGGGCCCCGCATCCAACCGTATCCAACACCCTGACCCACAGGCTCGCCAGCGTTGCCTCCATCACCCGGAACATGGTGATGCTGCTGGATAGCGCCGGCGTCATCGAGTGGGTCAATCCCGGTTTTGAAGAACACACGGGTTACCGTCTGGCGGACGCGATCGGGCACACCCCCGGGGAACTGCTGTTCGGCCCCGACACCGACCCGGAAACCATCCGGCGAATCCGGCGCAAGCTGTTTCAGGGGGAGCCGGTGCAGGAGGACATTCTCAACTACAGCCGGGCCGGGCAACCATTCTGGGTTCAGGTGTATTGCGCCCCCGTTGACGGTGACTGGAGCGGACGGCACGGTTTCGTGGTCATCCAGAGCAACATTTCCGATCGCAAAGCCAGCGAGCGCAACCTGCGGATTGCCGCCAGCGTGTTTGACCGCAGCCACGATGCCATCCTGATCAGTGATCACAACAACCGGATCCTGGATGTTAACCCGGCGTTTTCACGCATCACCGGTTACGCCCGTCACGAGGTTCTGGGGCTGACGCCGGCCATCCTGAGTTCCGGACGGCATTCCCCGGAGTATTACCGGTCAATGTGGCAATCCCTGGAGAAAACCGACCATTGGCGCGGTGAGATCTGGAACCGTCGCAGGAACGGCGAGGATTACATCGAGATGCTCGCCATCAGCCGGGTTCATCTGGACCAGCCGGGCAAGTTCTACCACGTCGCAGCATTTTCGGACATCACCGCCCTGAAAAATCACGCCCGGGAGCTGGACCGGGCCGCCAACTACGATGACCTGACCGGGCTGCCGAACCGGCAACTGCTGATCGAACGCCTTCGCTCCGCATGCGCGCACGCGGACCGGCTCCGGCGCGGCCTCTCGGTCTGTTGCCTTGATCTCGATGGCTTCAAGGCACTCAACCATCGCCTGGGGCGAACGGAAGGCGACCGGGCCCTGAAACTGATTGCCGAGCGGCTGAGTCACACACTCCGCAGCGGCGATACCATTGCCCGGATCGGGGGCGACGAGTTCATCCTGCTGCTCCAGAGCGACCGTCACGACGGCGTTTATCAACGCATCCTGGATTGTGTCAGCACGCCGTTGGCCGTGTCTGGCGAAACCATCCAGATAACCGGCAGTATCGGAATCACCCGTTATCCGGACGACGACGCCGATGCCGAAAGCCTGGTCCGTCACGCGGACCAGGCCATGTATTCGGCCAAGGAAAAAGGCCGTAACCAATACCATGTCTTTGATCCGGGGCTGGATGCCTACCGTCGCAGACGCCGGGACCAGCTCACGGAGATCAGCCGGGCGCTTGAGAACGGGGAATTCGAGCTTCACTACCAACCCCAGATCCGGGTGTCGGACTCGACACTCAAGGGCTTCGAGGCGCTGATTCGCTGGAATCACCCCACACGGGGGCAACTGGCACCCGGGGAATTCTTGCCGGCACTGGAAAACAGCCACCTGGAGATACCGCTCGGCCAGTGGGTGGTCAAGCAGGCGGTTCATCAACTGAACGCCTGGCAGGCCGCCGGCGAGTGTTTCACGGTCAGTATCAACATCAGCGCCCGGCACCTCATGGACCCCGGATTTGCCGACTACCTGGCCAGCTTCCTGAAAAGCCATCCGGAACTGGATCCCGGCCAGCTTACCCTCGAAGTCCTGGAAACCACCGCATTGGAGGACACCAAACGGGCCAGCAACGTCCTGGGCCGGTGCCGGGCCCTGGGGCTGAAAGTCGCCCTGGATGATTTCGGCACGGGTTTCTCGTCACTGACCTACCTGCGCACCCTGCCGGTGGACATCATCAAGATTGACCAGAGTTTTGTCCGCAATATGCTGACCGATACCAACGACCGCGCCATCGTGGAAAGTGTGATCTTTCTGGCCCAGCGGTTTTCCCGGCCAGCCCTCGCGGAAGGCGTCGAAAGCCCCGCCCAGGCCCGGGCACTGAGAGAGATGGGCTGCCATTTTATCCAGGGCTACGGCATCGAACGTCCGATGCCGGCCAGCGCCGTGCCGGCCTGGGCCCGCGAAGCGCGGTGCCGGGCACGAACCCTGCTGGCCCCGGCCTAG
- a CDS encoding response regulator transcription factor, whose amino-acid sequence MTDAPTWLLIDDDETFLQVLHRSLDRQGIGAAVAHSADEARQALAQQRFHHCVLDLNLAGDSGLQLLPDLLSRQPDLKVLVLTGYGSIATAVEAMRRGAVNYLCKPVTVKQLISGFDPLATAPELRAVPPSVEEMEWEHIQRVLNEHDGNVSATARALNMHRRTLQRKLQKHSYWRN is encoded by the coding sequence ATGACTGATGCCCCAACCTGGCTGCTGATTGATGACGACGAGACGTTCCTGCAGGTCCTGCACCGCTCACTGGACCGGCAAGGCATTGGGGCGGCGGTCGCCCATTCCGCTGACGAGGCCCGACAGGCGCTGGCGCAGCAACGTTTCCACCATTGCGTCCTGGACCTGAACCTTGCCGGTGACAGTGGCCTGCAACTGCTGCCGGACCTGCTGAGCCGGCAACCCGACCTGAAGGTCCTGGTGCTGACCGGGTACGGCAGCATCGCCACGGCCGTCGAGGCGATGCGGCGTGGCGCGGTCAACTATCTGTGCAAACCGGTCACCGTGAAACAGCTGATCTCGGGGTTTGACCCCCTGGCGACGGCCCCGGAACTGCGTGCGGTACCGCCCTCGGTGGAGGAAATGGAATGGGAACACATCCAGCGCGTGCTGAATGAACACGATGGCAATGTATCCGCCACCGCCCGGGCCCTGAACATGCACCGCCGCACCCTGCAACGAAAGCTTCAGAAGCACTCGTACTGGCGTAACTGA